The following proteins are encoded in a genomic region of Halorussus lipolyticus:
- a CDS encoding aldo/keto reductase, with protein sequence MTDSEALDLDFVQLGGTGIQTSELQFGTWRFGKETEEGNVEIDEDRAYELLDAYADAGGRYIDTADVYGRGKAEEWIGNWLADRQRERFTVASKIYWQIRDGDPNSRGTNRKNIRHRVDEILDRLDTDYIDVLYIHRWDDQTDAREMMKTLNGLVEAGKVHYLGASTLRPNAWKVAKANQIAKSEGWEPFTVLQPRYNLVDREIEGDYLEMARQENLAVCPWSPLGQGFLTGKYSRDEGLTGESRAVESSRFEESYLTEENFDLHDELDAVADEVDATPAQTALAWLSHRDGVTAPIVGARTIEQLDENLSAAAIDLSDEQVERLTEAKGGPYAGL encoded by the coding sequence TACAACTCGGCGGGACCGGCATCCAGACCAGCGAACTCCAGTTTGGCACGTGGCGCTTCGGCAAGGAGACCGAGGAGGGTAACGTCGAAATAGACGAGGACCGCGCCTACGAACTCTTGGACGCCTACGCCGACGCTGGCGGGCGATACATCGACACCGCCGACGTGTACGGCAGAGGAAAAGCCGAGGAGTGGATAGGAAACTGGCTCGCAGACCGCCAGCGCGAGCGGTTCACCGTCGCGTCCAAAATCTACTGGCAGATTCGGGACGGCGACCCCAACAGTCGAGGTACCAACCGCAAGAACATCCGCCACCGAGTTGACGAGATTCTGGACCGCCTCGACACCGACTACATCGACGTGCTGTACATCCACCGGTGGGACGACCAGACCGACGCCCGCGAGATGATGAAGACGCTGAACGGTCTCGTGGAGGCCGGGAAGGTCCACTATCTGGGGGCCTCGACGCTCCGCCCGAATGCGTGGAAAGTGGCGAAGGCCAACCAGATAGCCAAGTCGGAAGGGTGGGAACCGTTCACGGTCCTCCAGCCGCGGTACAACCTCGTGGACCGCGAAATCGAAGGAGACTACTTGGAGATGGCCCGTCAAGAGAATCTGGCCGTCTGTCCGTGGAGTCCCCTTGGACAGGGCTTCCTGACCGGGAAGTACTCCCGCGACGAGGGCCTGACCGGCGAGTCGCGCGCTGTCGAATCGAGTCGCTTCGAGGAGTCGTACCTGACCGAGGAGAACTTCGACCTGCACGACGAACTCGACGCGGTGGCCGACGAAGTGGACGCGACCCCGGCCCAGACCGCGCTGGCGTGGCTTTCCCACCGCGACGGCGTGACCGCGCCCATCGTCGGCGCTCGCACTATCGAGCAGTTGGACGAAAATCTCTCCGCCGCCGCAATCGACCTCTCGGACGAGCAGGTCGAGCGCCTCACCGAGGCCAAGGGCGGCCCCTACGCCGGCCTCTGA